In Xiphophorus couchianus chromosome 8, X_couchianus-1.0, whole genome shotgun sequence, the following proteins share a genomic window:
- the prdm12a gene encoding PR domain zinc finger protein 12 has product MGSVLPADALALKPGFKCSGRSLSDVITSDILHSFLYGRWRNVLGEHLAEERQSGSSPKTAFTAEVLAQSFAGEVQKLSSLVLPSEVIIAQSSIPGEGLGIFSKTWIKAGTEMGPFTGRLLSPEHVDLFKNNNLMWEVFNEDGTVRYFIDASQEDHRSWMTYIKCARNEQEQNLEVVQIGSSIFYKAVETIPPDQELLVWYGNTHNTFLGIPGVPGMDEEHQKKSRNDDSHSTEGPSSCSPPSVAVTSTGRMRCVICHRGFNSRSNLRSHMRIHTLDKPFVCRFCNRRFSQSSTLRNHVRLHTGERPYKCHVCQSAYSQLAGLRAHQKSARHKPVAQASDAPPQVSPPPPPPPAPQMAAMQHQMPLVHHIPTMVL; this is encoded by the exons ATGGGCTCGGTGCTGCCCGCCGACGCTCTGGCTCTGAAGCCCGGATTTAAGTGCTCCGGCCGCTCGCTGTCGGACGTGATCACCTCGGACATCCTGCACAGCTTCCTGTACGGCAGGTGGAGGAACGTGCTGGGCGAACACCTGGCGGAGGAGCGGCAGAGCGGCAGCAGCCCCAAGACCGCCTTCACGGCGGAGGTTCTGGCCCAGTCCTTCGCTGGAG AGGTGCAGAAGCTCTCCAGCCTGGTGCTTCCCAGCGAGGTGATCATCGCCCAGAGCTCCATCCCGGGAGAAGGCCTGGGGATCTTCTCCAAGACCTGGATCAAAGCCGGAACAGAGATGGGCCCCTTCACCGGGAGACTCCTGTCCCCCGAACACGTGGACTTGTTCAAGAACAACAACCTGATGTGGGAG GTGTTCAATGAGGACGGCACGGTGCGGTACTTCATCGATGCCAGCCAGGAGGACCACCGCAGCTGGATGACCTACATAAAGTGTGCTCGGAACGAGCAGGAGCAGAACCTGGAGGTGGTGCAGATCGGCAGCAGCATCTTCTATAAAGCAGTGGAG ACCATTCCGCCTGACCAGGAGCTCCTTGTCTGGTATGGAAACACGCACAACACATTCCTGGGAATCCCTGGAGTTCCTGGGATGGACGAAGAACACCAGAAGAAAAGCAGGAATG ACGACTCCCACTCCACCGAGGGGCCCTCTTCGTGTTCTCCTCCTTCCGTCGCCGTCACCTCCACGGGCCGGATGCGCTGCGTCATCTGCCACCGCGGCTTCAACTCCCGCAGCAACCTGCGCTCCCACATGCGCATCCACACCCTGGACAAGCCCTTCGTGTGCCGCTTCTGCAACCGCCGCTTCAGCCAGTCGTCCACGCTGCGGAACCACGTCCGCCTGCACACCGGCGAGCGGCCGTACAAGTGCCACGTCTGTCAGAGCGCGTACTCCCAGCTGGCGGGCCTGAGGGCGCACCAGAAGAGCGCACGGCACAAACCTGTGGCGCAAGCCTCCGACGCGCCCCCGCAGGTttcccctccccctcctcctccacctgcgCCGCAGATGGCCGCCATGCAGCATCAGATGCCTCTGGTCCACCACATTCCCACCATGGTGTTATGA